A single Lactuca sativa cultivar Salinas chromosome 8, Lsat_Salinas_v11, whole genome shotgun sequence DNA region contains:
- the LOC111894661 gene encoding uncharacterized protein LOC111894661, translated as MALVDPQNPIKQQTLKFFTSDEYELAVNQSIQSLLDSLQNPSSDLSAFTSTFLELMQAKPIPLLESIWIFSGLTFHPKISSKDDILDQILAVKDLFQSITACSASCSSSTCIALIAPIIFKLYTVVVDSKRKVVDSKRGKKARREISKFLDVILGYFNVCSDGSNSDEDSALVRPIIDLVSIWVHGEATENRLKQFFPLLGDEIINWVTDESSCVIELLAGAVILESFMLKLCLKISEGISKEEVQNELRTWAVCSITGFHSFYFFDMLIKMLLEPNLTVTSLLSAEDDSFLRKLLYDVVILPDYSFLHIHKVNHLPINHIKNNILARIMVSHEAIELFRKNKDHSKAISYTNAFSGSHLPTLITKLATSELGNHGRTSQPKGSSPMAFLKWMLELEGQGLSFCDGFMSKHREKLVLYSSRSDFGQPSYKGDEGKTDEDLEFFIDNKGNDENEEEKIDDSMNDVFVAAAHAMRSDANGSGKKRKEISVEKKKDGVKFQRQNLVLVDHSGENSSLSEKEDDSESASEVEDPDSDSDE; from the exons ATGGCTCTAGTCGATCCCCAAAACCCCATCAAGCAACAGACCTTGAAGTTCTTCACAAGCGATGAATACGAGCTAGCAGTTAACCAATCGATCCAGAGCCTCTTAGACTCGCTTCAAAACCCTAGCTCTGATTTATCTGCCTTTACCTCGACATTTCTCGAATTAATGCAAGCTAAACCTATCCCACTTCTCGAAAGTATCTGGATTTTTTCGGGTTTAACTTTTCATCCAAAAATTTCTTCAAAAGATGATATCTTGGATCAAATTCTAGCTGTGAAGGATCTTTTTCAATCAATAACAGCTTGTTCGGCTTCATGTAGTTCTTCAACCTGTATCGCCTTAATTGCTCCTATCATTTTCAAATTGTATACAGTAGTTGTGGATTCGAAGAGAAAAGTAGTAGATTCTAAGCGAGGAAAGAAAGCAAGGAGAGAAATTAGTAAATTTCTCGATGTAATTTTGGGGTACTTTAACGTGTGTTCTGACGGATCAAACAGTGACGAGGATTCTGCTCTAGTTAGGCCGATAATCGACCTGGTTTCGATTTGGGTGCATGGTGAAGCTACTGAAAATCGATTGAAGCAGTTTTTCCCACTTTTAGGTGATGAAATTATAAATTGGGTTACAGATGAAAGTAGCTGTGTTATTGAATTGCTGGCTGGAGCTGTGATTTTGGAgtcttttatgttgaaattatGTTTGAAAATAAGTGAAGGGATTTCAAAAGAGGAGGTGCAGAATGAGTTGAGGACTTGGGCTGTTTGTTCCATAACTGGATTTCATAGCTTTTACTTCTTCG ATATGCTCATTAAGATGCTGCTGGAACCAAATTTGACAGTGACATCCTTATTG AGTGCTGAAGACGACTCATTTTTGAGGAAACTGTTATATGATGTTGTTATATTACCTGACTATTCATTCCTCCATATACACAAAGTAAACCATCTTCCTATTAACCACATAAAGAATAACATTTTGGCAAGAATTATGGTGTCCCATGAAGCCATTGAGTTATTTAG GAAAAACAAGGATCATTCAAAGGCTATTTCTTATACGAATGCATTCTCGGGTTCTCATTTACCTACACTTATTACTAAATTGGCTACAAGTGAGCTTGGCAACCATGGAAGAACAAGTCAACCTAAGGGATCATCACCTATGGCTTTTCTAA AGTGGATGCTTGAACTCGAGggtcaaggtttgagtttttgtGATGGTTTCATGTCAAAGCATCGGGAAAAATTAGTCCTTTACAGTTCAAGGTCAGACTTTGGTCAACCCTCATATAAGGGAGATGAAGGGAAGACGGATGAAGATCTAGAGTTCTTCATTGATAATAAGGGGAATGATGAAAATGAAGAAGAAAAGATTGATGATTCCATGAACGATGTGTTTGTTGCTGCTGCACATGCTATGCGATCTGATGCAAATGGAAGTGGGAAGAAACGAAAAGAAATAAGTGttgaaaagaagaaagatggagtTAAGTTTCAAAGGCAGAACCTTGTCCTTGTGGATCATTCTGGTGAAAATAGCAGCTTATCTGAGAAAGAAGATGATTCAGAGAGTGCAAGTGAAGTGGAAGATCCTGATTCTGATTCTGATGAGTGA